In one Chitinophaga sancti genomic region, the following are encoded:
- a CDS encoding protein-disulfide reductase DsbD domain-containing protein → MKQLLTAICLFALPLLASAQIENPVKWSFTSKKVNATTYELHMTATIEGGWHLYAQEAGEGPVPTSFKFTKSPLIVTEGKVAEVGKLHKAFDKNFDSELKYYENTVDFVQKVTVKGKAATKVKGSVEFMTCDDHECLPPKSVDFAIAVGGK, encoded by the coding sequence ATGAAACAATTATTAACAGCGATCTGTCTGTTCGCGCTGCCCCTGCTGGCAAGTGCTCAGATAGAGAATCCGGTGAAGTGGAGCTTTACGTCGAAGAAGGTGAACGCAACCACATATGAATTGCACATGACAGCGACCATCGAAGGTGGTTGGCACCTGTATGCACAGGAAGCGGGAGAAGGTCCGGTACCTACCTCCTTCAAGTTTACAAAAAGCCCACTGATCGTAACAGAGGGTAAAGTAGCGGAAGTAGGAAAGTTGCATAAGGCTTTTGACAAGAACTTTGACTCAGAACTGAAATACTACGAGAACACAGTAGACTTCGTACAAAAAGTTACCGTGAAAGGTAAAGCTGCTACTAAGGTGAAAGGATCCGTAGAATTCATGACCTGTGATGATCATGAATGCCTGCCACCTAAGTCAGTGGATTTTGCTATTGCTGTGGGAGGAAAATAA
- the purQ gene encoding phosphoribosylformylglycinamidine synthase I, producing the protein MKFGVVTFPGSNCDHDMIDALRNDLGQEVIELWHKDKDLSMFSTEDCIVLPGGFSYGDYLRCGAIARFSPMMQSVIEFANKGGRVIGICNGFQILVEAGLLPGALLRNENQQFVCKNVYLKSENTVASLTKDITGRPLMIPVAHGEGRYYADKGTLEGLQANNQILFRYCDEFGNVVEEANPNGATLSIAGICNRERNVFGMMPHPERATREILGNTDGQLIFQSLINNN; encoded by the coding sequence ATGAAATTCGGCGTAGTCACCTTCCCGGGCTCTAATTGCGATCATGATATGATTGATGCCCTGCGTAATGACCTGGGGCAGGAAGTGATAGAGTTATGGCACAAAGATAAAGACCTGAGCATGTTCAGTACAGAAGATTGCATTGTACTGCCAGGTGGTTTTTCTTATGGCGATTACTTACGTTGTGGTGCTATTGCACGCTTTAGTCCAATGATGCAGAGCGTGATCGAATTTGCTAATAAAGGTGGTCGTGTAATAGGTATCTGTAATGGTTTCCAGATCCTGGTGGAAGCAGGCTTGTTACCGGGAGCCCTGTTACGTAACGAAAACCAACAGTTCGTGTGTAAGAATGTGTACCTGAAGAGTGAGAACACGGTGGCTTCTCTTACCAAAGATATAACGGGTCGCCCGCTGATGATTCCGGTAGCACATGGTGAAGGCCGTTACTATGCAGATAAGGGTACACTGGAAGGTCTGCAGGCGAACAACCAGATCCTGTTCCGCTATTGCGATGAATTTGGTAACGTAGTGGAAGAGGCAAATCCAAATGGTGCGACCCTGAGCATTGCGGGTATCTGCAACAGGGAGCGCAACGTATTTGGGATGATGCCTCACCCTGAAAGGGCCACCCGCGAGATATTGGGTAATACCGATGGGCAGCTGATATTCCAGAGCCTGATCAACAACAACTGA
- a CDS encoding Crp/Fnr family transcriptional regulator, translating to MTALEKLEQAVRSFSGIEEQSFALSLPYWELRTYQKGEYYNEYRNVCKHLGFIVNGVFRTYYVNAETGEEKNMLFYTTNQMVTAYKSFLTRRPCNFYTESMVESTILYIHVDHLQALYKQSHEWERFGRYIAEVAFNLMMEHTEDFLFKTPEERYVQMIEEHPDLINQVPLYHIASYLGIAGPSLSRIRKRMQKK from the coding sequence ATGACAGCGCTGGAAAAATTAGAACAGGCCGTAAGAAGCTTCTCCGGCATTGAAGAGCAAAGCTTTGCCTTATCCTTGCCGTACTGGGAGTTACGAACTTACCAGAAGGGTGAGTATTATAACGAGTATAGGAATGTATGTAAGCACCTGGGTTTCATCGTTAACGGGGTATTCCGCACTTATTATGTGAATGCAGAAACCGGGGAGGAAAAGAACATGCTTTTTTATACCACGAACCAGATGGTAACGGCTTATAAGAGTTTCCTGACCCGCAGGCCCTGTAATTTTTATACAGAGAGCATGGTGGAATCTACCATCTTATATATCCATGTCGATCATTTACAGGCATTATACAAACAATCTCATGAGTGGGAGCGGTTTGGGAGGTATATAGCAGAAGTTGCTTTCAACCTGATGATGGAACATACGGAAGATTTCCTGTTTAAGACTCCGGAGGAACGCTATGTGCAGATGATAGAAGAGCATCCGGACCTGATCAACCAGGTACCTTTGTATCATATTGCTTCTTACCTGGGCATTGCCGGCCCATCTTTGAGCCGGATCAGAAAAAGGATGCAGAAGAAATAG
- a CDS encoding tetratricopeptide repeat protein, translating to MHKITLLLLLSIWVGQAAMAQADRDTAEARYNTAIAMMEDGKPAAAIPLLEEAIRLNSNEWAYHYEMAYSKYMLQDYNAVVEILKKLVKRKDINSRVYQLLGNAYDLSGKRDKALEAYEKGLKVFPAAGNLYLERGVMEVNVKDYTKAMGYFEKGIEVDPMFPSNYYWASKIFLGTQEEVWGMIYGEIFLNLERGSKRTDEISKQLYLTYKGEIQFKDDTSVSVSFSRENVLTLPADGQLKLPFGVGVYEPLMLLSLTGEKIINLPSLNRIRTRFVENYKNVAFAKNKPVVVLFDYEQQVKEAGYLEEYNYWILAEGDEKQFGEWRSEHKKEWEEFIAWFKKNPLKITQENVFYRGKY from the coding sequence ATGCATAAAATTACCTTATTACTGTTACTGAGCATTTGGGTGGGACAAGCTGCGATGGCTCAGGCTGACAGGGACACAGCAGAAGCCAGGTACAATACAGCGATTGCGATGATGGAGGATGGAAAACCGGCAGCAGCAATACCATTGCTCGAAGAAGCGATTCGACTAAACTCCAATGAATGGGCCTATCATTATGAAATGGCATATTCGAAATACATGCTGCAGGACTATAACGCAGTCGTGGAAATTCTTAAAAAGCTGGTAAAGCGGAAAGACATCAACAGCCGGGTATACCAGCTGTTAGGCAATGCCTATGACCTGAGTGGCAAGCGGGATAAAGCCCTGGAAGCGTATGAAAAGGGGCTGAAAGTATTTCCGGCGGCGGGTAACCTGTACCTGGAACGTGGGGTGATGGAAGTGAATGTAAAGGACTATACAAAGGCCATGGGGTACTTTGAGAAAGGGATAGAAGTAGATCCTATGTTTCCTTCCAATTATTACTGGGCTTCCAAAATTTTCCTGGGTACACAGGAGGAAGTATGGGGGATGATTTACGGGGAGATCTTTCTGAACCTGGAGAGAGGATCAAAGCGAACTGACGAGATCAGCAAGCAGTTATACCTGACCTATAAAGGAGAGATCCAGTTTAAGGATGATACTTCTGTGTCAGTGAGTTTCAGCAGGGAGAATGTGTTGACACTTCCTGCTGATGGTCAGCTGAAACTACCTTTTGGGGTGGGCGTGTATGAACCCTTAATGCTGTTATCGCTGACAGGAGAGAAGATCATTAACCTGCCTTCATTGAATCGGATCAGGACCCGTTTTGTGGAAAATTATAAAAATGTAGCCTTTGCTAAAAATAAGCCGGTAGTAGTATTGTTTGACTATGAGCAGCAGGTGAAAGAGGCGGGCTACCTGGAGGAATATAATTACTGGATTCTGGCAGAAGGTGATGAGAAACAGTTTGGAGAATGGAGGAGTGAGCATAAAAAAGAATGGGAGGAATTCATTGCCTGGTTCAAAAAGAATCCGTTAAAGATCACACAGGAAAATGTGTTTTACAGGGGGAAGTATTAA
- a CDS encoding mechanosensitive ion channel family protein, whose product MKKPILLLLLLVLTSSIALAQKAPSRGADTTLFGDNNQPTRSDYLAGFEKVFQTMNKVPLVTSSFTQLQDIQSHLKDADSVLIILKDRFASNDRSLNIRNLQMYQSLLEELDNTMNEFGKTLSSYDQKMDDVKKEIRDLRKDTLMHGLFRDTVLRATFMPQLQTLRTKFRRADSLVKANTAILNDLKAKVSTDAIMIEELGYQTAEALKTAGVRAFTKERLYLWEPATAKGRRPPPGGFKKSVNAEQQLASYYFRNTRSKRSMLWVIGIAFFAWLNYNFRSLKKLNKLSAIKEFDFKYVKALPWLMTFVLVLNLAPLFDHNAPAIYIETTQFFLMILLTPVFYKILPRQIFMGWGLFILLFLFLPIIRVLGLPMRLMRYATLVHDIVAIVIGILFIQIRSFRKEFRLMWWVAILYTFLNALAVLMNMFGRVTLSQIFSATAVYALAQAASLSIFVQLVIEAFLLQIQGSRIRKRYPEHFDVADIRKSLFRFISVLAVLIWAIVFSTNLNIYDAFSTGLKALFQASIVIGNSSFTIGGVVLFLGIIWVANFLQKYIAYFFGDIGDDAAFDDKGQRSRLLITRLILLVLAFLLAISASGLPVDKITVILGALGVGIGLGLQSIVNNFVSGIILIFDRPLRIGDTVEIGSKRGRVKEIGIRSSTLLTEDGAEVILPNGDVLSKEITNWTLSNNNARINFNYKVAKLEDPEKVKRELKELVTANEQVIARREVEIIMNLVNATTLSVRIAFWCKDIMKVSVVEAEINNAIYNYFEQKGIITQ is encoded by the coding sequence ATGAAAAAACCTATTCTTTTGCTGCTACTACTGGTGCTTACCAGCAGTATCGCATTAGCTCAAAAAGCTCCATCACGCGGTGCCGATACTACTTTATTCGGCGATAACAACCAACCAACAAGAAGCGATTACCTGGCCGGGTTTGAAAAAGTCTTTCAAACTATGAACAAAGTTCCGCTTGTTACCAGTTCCTTTACCCAGTTACAGGATATTCAATCCCATCTGAAAGATGCCGATTCCGTACTGATCATCCTGAAAGACCGTTTTGCCAGCAATGACAGGAGCCTCAATATCCGGAACCTGCAGATGTACCAGTCTTTGTTGGAAGAACTGGACAACACGATGAATGAGTTCGGGAAAACACTGAGCTCTTATGACCAGAAAATGGATGATGTCAAAAAAGAGATCAGGGATCTGCGCAAGGATACGCTGATGCATGGCTTGTTCAGAGACACTGTTCTGAGGGCTACTTTTATGCCCCAGCTGCAAACCCTGCGTACCAAATTCAGAAGGGCTGATAGCCTGGTAAAAGCCAACACCGCTATTCTCAATGACCTGAAAGCTAAAGTTTCTACAGATGCTATTATGATCGAAGAACTGGGATACCAGACAGCAGAAGCGCTCAAAACTGCCGGTGTCCGCGCTTTCACCAAAGAACGCCTTTACCTCTGGGAGCCGGCTACTGCGAAAGGTCGCAGACCACCTCCAGGTGGGTTTAAGAAATCAGTGAATGCAGAACAGCAACTGGCCAGCTATTACTTCAGGAATACCCGTAGTAAGCGCTCTATGTTGTGGGTGATTGGTATTGCCTTTTTTGCCTGGTTGAATTATAATTTTCGTAGCCTGAAGAAATTAAATAAACTCAGTGCGATCAAAGAATTTGATTTCAAATATGTAAAGGCCCTGCCCTGGTTGATGACCTTTGTACTGGTGCTGAACCTGGCGCCATTATTTGATCACAATGCACCAGCTATTTATATAGAGACCACGCAGTTCTTCCTGATGATATTGCTGACACCTGTATTTTATAAAATACTCCCGCGGCAGATCTTTATGGGCTGGGGATTATTCATTCTCCTGTTCCTCTTCCTGCCCATCATCAGGGTATTAGGTTTGCCCATGCGCCTGATGCGGTATGCGACTTTAGTGCATGACATAGTAGCCATTGTAATCGGTATATTATTCATACAAATTCGCTCTTTCCGTAAAGAATTCCGTTTGATGTGGTGGGTGGCGATCCTGTATACCTTCCTGAATGCGCTGGCGGTATTAATGAATATGTTTGGCCGTGTAACGTTGTCACAGATCTTTAGTGCTACCGCGGTATATGCACTGGCGCAGGCTGCGAGCCTCAGCATCTTTGTACAACTGGTGATCGAAGCATTCCTCTTACAAATACAGGGTAGCCGTATCCGTAAGCGCTATCCCGAACACTTTGATGTAGCCGATATCAGGAAATCATTGTTCCGTTTTATATCTGTATTAGCAGTGTTGATCTGGGCCATTGTATTCAGCACTAACCTGAATATCTATGATGCATTCAGCACCGGGTTAAAAGCCTTGTTTCAGGCATCCATCGTCATTGGCAACAGTTCCTTTACCATTGGTGGGGTCGTATTGTTCCTGGGTATCATCTGGGTAGCGAATTTCCTCCAGAAGTACATTGCTTACTTCTTTGGTGATATTGGAGACGATGCGGCCTTTGATGATAAAGGGCAGCGCTCCAGGTTGCTGATAACAAGGCTGATATTGCTGGTCTTAGCCTTCCTGCTGGCTATCAGTGCATCAGGTTTACCAGTAGATAAAATTACTGTGATCCTCGGTGCATTGGGTGTGGGTATTGGTCTGGGTTTACAGAGTATTGTCAACAACTTTGTATCTGGTATCATCCTGATCTTTGATCGCCCATTACGAATTGGAGATACCGTGGAAATAGGCAGTAAAAGAGGGCGTGTAAAGGAAATCGGGATCCGCAGCAGTACCCTGCTTACTGAAGATGGGGCAGAGGTAATTTTGCCAAACGGGGATGTGCTCTCCAAAGAAATTACCAACTGGACCCTGAGTAACAACAATGCCAGGATCAATTTCAACTACAAGGTAGCCAAACTGGAAGACCCTGAAAAAGTGAAACGGGAACTGAAGGAACTGGTCACTGCCAATGAACAGGTTATTGCCAGAAGAGAGGTAGAGATTATTATGAACCTTGTAAATGCAACTACCCTGTCTGTAAGGATCGCTTTCTGGTGCAAAGACATCATGAAGGTGTCTGTGGTAGAAGCGGAAATCAACAATGCAATCTATAATTACTTCGAGCAAAAGGGGATCATTACCCAGTAA
- a CDS encoding TIGR01777 family oxidoreductase yields the protein MDTVLITGGTGLVGRALTRLLTEVGYKVIILSRKTDLPAENGLVTYAHWDVDRQTIDEAALAQADYIIHLAGANVADKRWTAARKQEILDSRTKSTELLFNALSRIPNKLKKFISASATGYYGPFKGGEPFTENDPPIDDYLSTTCVAWENAVLKMQSLQKKVLIFRTGIVLSPEGGALKEFYKPMKFGFATILGNGEQMVPWIHIHDMVRLYLSGIVNPDLAGIYNAVAPNPVRHKDLVMTLAQVSRGKSFIPVYVPAFALKLALGEMSVEVLKSVSVSAAKISSTGFVFSYPDIRSALEYFFKR from the coding sequence ATGGACACGGTCTTAATTACAGGTGGCACGGGCCTCGTAGGCCGCGCACTCACCAGATTGCTTACTGAAGTTGGATATAAAGTGATTATCCTGAGCAGGAAAACAGATCTCCCCGCAGAAAACGGGTTGGTCACTTATGCACACTGGGATGTAGATCGGCAGACTATTGATGAAGCTGCCCTTGCCCAGGCAGATTACATCATTCACCTGGCAGGCGCTAACGTAGCTGATAAACGCTGGACAGCAGCCCGTAAACAGGAGATCCTGGACAGCCGTACAAAGAGCACCGAGCTGCTTTTCAATGCACTTTCACGTATACCCAATAAGCTGAAGAAATTCATCAGCGCCTCTGCCACCGGCTATTACGGCCCTTTTAAAGGTGGGGAGCCCTTTACTGAAAACGATCCTCCTATCGACGATTACCTGAGCACTACCTGCGTAGCATGGGAAAATGCTGTGCTGAAAATGCAATCCCTGCAAAAGAAGGTACTCATCTTCCGTACCGGCATCGTACTCAGCCCTGAAGGCGGAGCACTCAAGGAATTTTATAAACCCATGAAATTTGGCTTTGCCACCATTCTAGGCAATGGAGAGCAAATGGTGCCCTGGATCCACATTCATGACATGGTCAGGTTGTACCTGAGTGGAATTGTGAACCCGGACCTGGCAGGCATTTATAATGCGGTCGCTCCCAACCCGGTGAGACACAAGGACCTGGTAATGACACTGGCACAGGTATCCAGGGGCAAGAGCTTTATTCCTGTATACGTACCGGCATTTGCCCTGAAACTGGCATTAGGTGAAATGAGTGTAGAAGTGTTGAAAAGTGTTAGCGTTTCTGCTGCTAAAATTAGTAGTACAGGCTTCGTATTCTCCTATCCTGACATCAGGAGTGCACTGGAATATTTCTTTAAGCGGTAA